Proteins encoded within one genomic window of Pseudalkalibacillus sp. SCS-8:
- the rlmD gene encoding 23S rRNA (uracil(1939)-C(5))-methyltransferase RlmD, translating to MKTKATELKSGDTIRVTIKRLGINGEGIGFFNKKVTFVNGALPGETVIAKVTKPLPNRIEAELVSIKEKSKDRVKPPCPIYDKCGGCQLQHLSYEAQLREKKDIVRQAFDRYTSYDSHHLPLKDTIGMEDPWYYRNKSQFQVAKKGASVIAGLYGIGSHKLIDLTNCMVQHPKTTSITNTVKSILEDLNISIYNERKRTGLIRTIVTRVSFETEKVQLVLITTQKELPKKELLLAEIKKRLPEVTSILQNVNGRKTSVIFGEETIHLEGEHTIQETLGDLSFELSARAFFQLNPVQTVKLYNEVRRAAKLTGKEKVVDAYCGVGTIGLWLAKKAGEIRGMDVIEDAIKDAKDNAARHRIKNAHYWSGKAEHLLPKWLKEGWKPDVIVVDPPRTGCDQTFLSTVKDIQPERMVYVSCNPSTLAKDIEYLSKHGFKIERLQPVDMFPHTSHVEVVATLVRK from the coding sequence ATGAAGACGAAAGCAACAGAGCTAAAATCAGGAGACACCATTCGAGTCACCATCAAAAGGCTTGGCATAAATGGGGAAGGTATCGGTTTTTTTAATAAAAAAGTGACGTTCGTGAACGGCGCCCTCCCAGGTGAAACCGTCATAGCGAAAGTGACGAAGCCTTTACCGAATCGTATTGAAGCTGAGCTCGTATCCATCAAGGAAAAATCAAAGGATCGCGTGAAACCGCCTTGTCCGATCTACGATAAATGTGGCGGGTGTCAGTTACAGCATTTAAGCTATGAAGCACAGTTGCGTGAGAAGAAGGACATTGTCCGCCAAGCGTTCGACCGCTATACGTCCTATGACTCGCACCATCTCCCACTCAAGGATACGATCGGCATGGAGGATCCTTGGTATTATCGGAATAAGAGTCAGTTTCAGGTTGCAAAAAAGGGCGCCAGCGTCATAGCAGGCTTGTACGGAATTGGATCCCACAAGCTGATCGACCTGACAAATTGTATGGTGCAGCATCCGAAAACAACGTCGATCACGAACACCGTTAAATCCATTCTGGAGGATTTGAATATCTCCATCTACAATGAACGGAAGCGCACCGGGCTCATCAGGACGATTGTGACACGTGTAAGCTTTGAAACGGAAAAGGTACAGCTCGTGTTGATTACAACGCAAAAAGAACTGCCGAAAAAGGAATTGCTTTTGGCTGAAATTAAAAAGCGCCTTCCAGAAGTGACCTCGATTTTACAAAACGTGAATGGTAGAAAGACCTCCGTCATATTTGGAGAGGAAACCATCCACTTAGAGGGTGAACATACCATTCAAGAAACACTCGGCGATTTGTCATTCGAATTGAGCGCACGGGCATTTTTCCAGTTGAATCCTGTCCAAACCGTGAAACTATACAATGAAGTAAGGCGCGCCGCTAAGCTGACTGGAAAAGAGAAGGTCGTGGATGCCTATTGTGGCGTTGGAACAATTGGTTTATGGCTCGCTAAAAAAGCAGGAGAAATCAGAGGCATGGACGTCATTGAGGACGCCATCAAGGATGCAAAAGATAATGCCGCCCGTCATCGGATAAAAAATGCTCATTATTGGAGTGGGAAAGCAGAGCACCTACTTCCAAAGTGGCTGAAGGAAGGCTGGAAACCGGATGTCATCGTCGTCGATCCACCAAGAACCGGCTGTGATCAAACATTCCTTTCGACCGTCAAAGACATCCAGCCTGAACGTATGGTTTACGTATCCTGTAATCCATCCACATTAGCCAAGGATATCGAGTATCTCTCCAAGCACGGATTCAAAATAGAACGACTACAACCTGTGGATATGTTCCCGCACACATCCCACGTTGAAGTCGTCGCAACGCTAGTAAGAAAGTAA
- the pdaA gene encoding delta-lactam-biosynthetic de-N-acetylase — MWKRIAIYLLVISFALSIPVAGQAYSNEKHNWFFKRSKDHQPATTEPEFIELLKKYNGYFIGDTSEKNLYLTFDNGYENGYTIKVLDVLKDRKVPAAFFVTGHYLEDKPELVKRMVKEGHIVGNHSWHHPDLTTVSEERLKRELSRVKVKYEELTGRKDMIYLRPPRGIFSERTLALSEKEGYINVFWSLAYMDWVTDKQRGADYAYNSIMKQIHPGSILLLHSVSKDNADALGRVIDDLRKQGYTFKSLDDLVANERIPNPLSR, encoded by the coding sequence ATGTGGAAGAGAATCGCCATCTACCTGCTGGTCATCAGCTTTGCTCTGTCGATACCGGTTGCAGGTCAAGCTTACTCGAATGAAAAACACAATTGGTTTTTCAAACGAAGTAAAGACCACCAACCTGCGACAACTGAACCTGAATTCATCGAGCTATTAAAAAAATACAACGGCTATTTCATCGGTGATACAAGTGAAAAGAACCTGTATCTGACTTTCGATAACGGGTATGAGAACGGATATACCATTAAGGTACTGGATGTTCTCAAGGATCGTAAGGTTCCGGCAGCCTTTTTCGTTACGGGACACTACCTGGAAGATAAGCCAGAGCTCGTCAAACGGATGGTCAAGGAAGGCCATATTGTCGGGAACCACTCGTGGCATCATCCTGATTTGACTACTGTAAGTGAAGAGCGTTTGAAGAGAGAGCTTTCCAGGGTGAAAGTGAAATATGAAGAGCTGACTGGTCGTAAGGATATGATCTACTTACGTCCTCCGCGAGGCATCTTTAGTGAAAGAACCCTTGCCTTATCCGAAAAGGAAGGCTACATCAATGTGTTTTGGTCGTTGGCCTATATGGACTGGGTGACGGATAAACAACGCGGTGCAGATTACGCATACAACAGCATCATGAAACAAATCCACCCTGGATCAATCCTGTTGCTGCATTCCGTTTCAAAGGATAACGCTGATGCTCTCGGACGTGTTATCGATGATTTAAGAAAACAAGGATATACGTTCAAAAGCTTGGATGATCTCGTCGCAAACGAACGAATCCCGAATCCCTTGTCACGATAA